Below is a genomic region from Miscanthus floridulus cultivar M001 chromosome 1, ASM1932011v1, whole genome shotgun sequence.
ttagttgcttgagcccagctccatcaaatacttctttccactaacatgtcattaatttgctggcctagaataggcaccatcTAATGACAACCAgcctctatgttcgtttacaatACTGAGACCAACCTTCCGTACCAacacgatgagaaaacatattagacatatgagccatatttctttaaatttttcctataccaagcacatcacccgcagcgaagcgcgggcagtAGTGGCTAGTACTGTATTATAGCCATCGATTCTTCACTCCTCGTTTAAggccctctttggcacggctcatctagCGGCTTCTCGAGCGGCTTTTGATGAAGCCGTGCCAAACGACACTCTGCAAAACGGCTTGCGCCTAGAAGCCGGAGAGAAGCCGTTTGGTGGCTTACACAGGGGAGGGCAAGCCAAAAAATGTGGCTTCCCCCGGCTTCTTCCTCACCTGCGCGTTGCTTTTCCATCCTTGTCCCCGGGCCTGCTCTCCTCCCCGGCGCCCGCGCGCCAACGGCCGCCTCCCTGCGCCGccggcctcctcctcccccgccgccggcctcctgctcctccacGCGTGCCTCCGTCtcctccaccacggccgccgGTCTCCTGCCCCGCCCCGCCACcggcctcctgctcctccacGCGTGCCTCCGTCtcctccaccacggccgccgGTCTCCTGCCCCGCCCCGCCACCGGCCTCCTGCTCCGCCCCGTCGGGCTCCAGCTTTGCCCCACCGCCGGCCTCCAGCTCTGCTCCACCGCCGGCATCCTGCTCCGGCCAGCGCGCCCTGCCAGGATAAGGCCAGGAGGGAGAGGCCGATTGGATAAGGAGAGAGGAGGGGAAAAGAAAAGAAGGGGAGAAAGAAAGATAAATAAAAagtgaaagaaaaaagaaaaggaaaatgaagagaaaaaagaaaaagaaaagagagaaaaaatattaGGGTATTTTGGACATTTGACATCTTCTTTATATTCTAAAAAGCTAGGAGAAACTGTTTTGGCAAATGTTTTCGTACAAAATAAGCCAGAGCCAGAAAACTGCTTTTCCAtaggagccagagccagagctgtTTTTTCATAAGCCAGAGCCATGCCAAACATGCCCTAATCTTAGTCATTCATTCATTTCTCTTATCCTGTCCCACCCTTTATCCTAATATCCAAACGTCACCCACTAGTTAGATCGCAACATAGGTTACTTTTTTTGCCGCAGCAGCTGTAGGAAGGGTCTCTGATCGGAGGCAAAATGCGCACCGCACTGGACCTCATTCCTCCCCAGCTAAGCACAAAAATAGTGAGCATCCCACCAAATTAAAGATGCACCTCGAATAGGGCCTCAAATCACCGATTCACCGGGGCATAAGTTTCAGCGCTAACACATGAACGTCACGAGTTCACGTCCTTTTCTCTGATTGCACCAGAGAAAATCGATCAGGGAGCATCGACGCAGTACTTCCTGCTCGATTGCAATGTTACAACTGAAAAAGAAAAAATTGAAAGCAAAACGATTATATGGCATACAAATCATATAAGTTCCAAATCAAGAAGATCATGTCGACCAGCCCACACCCTGCATCGTCGTAGAGCTCAACGACGATCTAGCTCTgttccgtcgccgccgccgacctcgtCGATCATCCTGACGATGTCCTGCACCTTGGGCCGCCTGTcgggctcgacggcggcgcagaGGAGAGCGACATCCGTGAGTCGGAGCATGTCCCCGTGGCGTCCCCGGTCGCCCACGATCTCCACGTCGAGGATGTCCGTGGACCACTCGTGGCTGAGCGCCAGCCGCGCCCACTCCGCCAGGTCGCCGTCTTCCTCCACGGGCACCTTCCCCGTCACCAGCTCTAGCAGCACCAGCCCGAGGCAGTACACGTCGGCGCGGGACGAcagccgccggccgccgcggcgCGCGAACTCGGGGCACTTGGCCGCCGCCAGCCGGTGCGCGTGGTGCGGGAGCAACGGGTGGAAGCCGTGGTCCGTCAGCTTCGGCACCGCCTGCTTCTGCTGTCTGCCATGGGGAGCCGAGAAGAAGACGAGCACGTTGGACGACTTGAGGTTGCCGTGCGGCGGCCGGTGGAAGTACGGCAGCGACTTGTGCAGGTACGCCAGCCCGCGCGCCATGCCCTGCGCTATCGACAGCCGCGCCGGCCACGGCAGCGGCGTCCTCCCCTCGCCTCTGTTTCCTGCGAAACACGCGCAAACAAAGCAAAGGCTTCCATGGTGATCATCATCTCAGCCGACACGACACGGACGCGTCCGGACGAGACGACGTACCATGCAGGAGCTGGAAGAGGCTGCACCCGGGAACGTGCTCGTACATGACCAGCTTCTCCTCCTTGGAGTAGAAACACGCGACGAGGTCGACGACGTTCTCGTGCCGGAGCTTGCCCAGGAGCTGCATGGTGTGCGTGAAGTCCCTGCGCGGCACGTGCGACATGTTGCGCAGCCGCTTCACGACGACGACGGGGCCGGCCTGGAGGGTCACCCGGTACGTGATCCCCAACCGCCCCTTGCCGAGCATCTCCGCCGTGGACCGGAAGAGCTCGTCGAGGTCGAAGCTGGCTGACCCGTCAGCTCGGAAGAACTGCAGCTCGGCCCCATTGGCGGATTCCGTGCTCCGGCTGCCGCTCCCTCGGCcttgctccacctccaccttgtccttgatgTCCTCCGCCGCCGTCACTTTCGCATTGTACAGGACAAGTCCCCGTCAGAAACAAGAAGGCCGTCGCAGAGGAAAGAGGAGTCTGGAAGTGATCCGAATTGTCACCTGCAGCACTGGCACGGCCACCGAGACGGACCTCCTGGCTCTTCTTGTGGTGCAGGAAGATGAACACAGCCGCGAACGGCACCAGCGCCGCGAAGAGGGAGATAGCCACGACGCTCCACGCCGCCAGCCTGAACCGCAAGTGCTTCTGTGCCGCCGCCCGACCGCCGTCGCCAGCCTGCCTCACGACCGGACTGCTGCTGCTTCCATACGCTGGAGCACCGGACGACGACGTCGGGCCCTCCCGGCACTCGGCGTTCACAACCTCGCCACAGAGCCTGAGGTTGTGGTCGAACGCGCTCGCGGGGAACTGGCGCAGCGCGCGGGTGCCGGGGACCTCGCCCTGGAGGAAGTTGTAGGACACGTTGAAGACGACGAGCCCGTGCTGCTCGAACGCCGGGAGGGTGCCGCTGAGCAGGTTGTCCTGGAGCTCGAGCCGCGCGAGCTCCCGCAGCGACGTGGCGTACCCGCGCGGGATGGGCCCCGAGAACCGGTTGCTGGACAGGTCGACGGCGCGGAGCCGCGACAGCCCGTCGAGCCCCGGGAGCGCGCCGTGGAGCGCGTTCCCGCGCAGGGACAGCGCCTCGAGCCGCGACACGGCCCGGAGCGCGCCACGCGGGAGCGTGCCCGTGAGCTGCGCGCCGTCGAGCGCCACGCCGACCACGCGCCCGTCGCCGTCGCACGACACGCCGTGCCACCGGCTCCGCTCGCCGTGGCACGGAGGCCCCGTCCAGTTGGAGTGCAGGTCCAGCGCCGACCGCAGCGTGTCGCCCAGCACCAGCAGGTCGCGCCGCTCGTCCCGGCGCTCCTCCAGATCCAACTCCGTCACCTCCGCGCCGCCCCGCTCCAGAATCACCGCTAGAACCCACGAAGCGACGagccaccgccatggccgccacttGCGTCTGTCACACTTGCTCCCGTTCATGGCGCCCTCGGTAAACTCGCGTCAAGCAGGCAACATGCATGAAAAGAAGTCGATTTTTTTCGCCGATGAGGGTGATAAACAGATCGATCCTTGCAGGAGGATGCTTGCCGAGATGTGCAAGGCAAGGGAGGCAGTGGGCAGGAGAGAGAACCATGATAAGATACGTGGAGACGGAGGGACGCCGGTGGTAGTAGGCGGCAGTGGTGCGTGCTGGTTTTTTGGTGGATTCGACGTGAACGTCTGGGCAGTTCGGTCGCGGCTGCAGCGACGGGCCAACCGATCCGGATGGACGCAGCTGGAGTGTGGGAGAAGAGCTGAGACTGGAAGTGGCCGAGTGCTGAATTGGTTGAAACCAGAGAAGCTGACGCAACCTACGTACTCTTTACTCTTTATGAATCAGTATATATACACGGCGGTGTTTGATTGCTAGTCACATTTTCAGCAGGTTCcttttgtcgtaaacgatcgtggattacttattgctgactggtttggtgtaagaaaaaaatattgttccagcttataattcacaatcgtatacgagcaagcgaacatgttGTTTATCTCGAGCTTGTTTGATAAAATGTAGCTTATTTATTGACAAATAAATTtaattaatatatttttttaGTTTGAAGTGTCATTGCGTAAAAAAAAGCATGGTGAGATTTCTTTTGGTATTGATAAAAAAATTTAGCTTGGCACACTTATCTAAAGTTAGTTATCCTAGACTATAGCTAGGACCAATACAACGTTAATATGTTGTGATGTTGTTTGCTCACAAGTCACAACATGATGTGTatgtaggatttttttttttttgctattagTAAACATGTTCGTGCGTTGCAATGGGATTAGTATGTTTTGATTGAAATCGGATTTCGTACTATCACTGGATGCGAGTTATTCTAACACGTATGAGTTCAGATAGTAAGTCCTGGTCACAACGAGGCATAGAGGGCGTAGAAGTACTTTGAGAATAAAAAACACGTTGGAAGAAACCCTTCGCTctttaatattattattattgtaaATATAGATACAAAtattatttatctattaataaagtTTTAGATTCCACTTTTTTTTCTAACAAATATGACGGCACCTAGCGCAACATGGCTATATATAGGTGTCAACAGCGGCCTTTCTCAATGTAGCTTGTTAGTACCGGTTTTGCTTAGGTCTGATTAATGCTTGTTCTTACCATtagtggccccgttcgctggtctgaaacttggctgaaaaacattgttccggctggtttgttgtgagagaaaaacactgttcggctGGTTTAGTGAATAGTGAACTATGAGGAGGATCAGCCGGCTGGCTGGATGAATCCAGACCAGCGAACTGACCCAGTGTGTTTTTAGGCACACGGTGTGCAGTGGAACCTGTGTCCAGGCCTTGTCCACCAAGGCTTTGTGGGCTGTGCCGATT
It encodes:
- the LOC136485337 gene encoding probable inactive receptor kinase At3g02880, whose translation is MNGSKCDRRKWRPWRWLVASWVLAVILERGGAEVTELDLEERRDERRDLLVLGDTLRSALDLHSNWTGPPCHGERSRWHGVSCDGDGRVVGVALDGAQLTGTLPRGALRAVSRLEALSLRGNALHGALPGLDGLSRLRAVDLSSNRFSGPIPRGYATSLRELARLELQDNLLSGTLPAFEQHGLVVFNVSYNFLQGEVPGTRALRQFPASAFDHNLRLCGEVVNAECREGPTSSSGAPAYGSSSSPVVRQAGDGGRAAAQKHLRFRLAAWSVVAISLFAALVPFAAVFIFLHHKKSQEVRLGGRASAAVTAAEDIKDKVEVEQGRGSGSRSTESANGAELQFFRADGSASFDLDELFRSTAEMLGKGRLGITYRVTLQAGPVVVVKRLRNMSHVPRRDFTHTMQLLGKLRHENVVDLVACFYSKEEKLVMYEHVPGCSLFQLLHGNRGEGRTPLPWPARLSIAQGMARGLAYLHKSLPYFHRPPHGNLKSSNVLVFFSAPHGRQQKQAVPKLTDHGFHPLLPHHAHRLAAAKCPEFARRGGRRLSSRADVYCLGLVLLELVTGKVPVEEDGDLAEWARLALSHEWSTDILDVEIVGDRGRHGDMLRLTDVALLCAAVEPDRRPKVQDIVRMIDEVGGGDGTELDRR